A section of the Leptotrichia sp. HSP-342 genome encodes:
- a CDS encoding coproporphyrinogen III oxidase, with product MIRANIEINQNKLEEFIRVLLPEHYDVLSENSENDVEISVNFRKNQDVENFDNDCGKLKDSESDNTEIITVNTVLIDNKNGKILKEVTFSHKKVNEEYFDQAEVMAKSSLMRLFDKKNEYKWGILIGVRPTKIVGRFLKMGLSYNEINEILEKIYLVSNEKRNLLLDIVKRQEPYLDKETIGIYIGIAFCPTKCSYCSFPAYLLRGKYAERYDEYIESIYHEIREIGQLTQELDLKINTIYIGGGTPSILTAEEIDKLLKTVKENYNLDYLKEFTFEAGRIDTLDQEKLAIIKSYGINKISINPQSFNEKTLKLVNRYHDREQFDNVYKLAKNLGLEINMDLILGLPRETTEDILYTMDEISKYDMENLTIHNLAIKNASRLNKENYAHEDILDYEKIYKKIENVTQNKGLFPYYMYRQKNSFQWGENLGYSLNGGESIYNIEMIEENKTIIGIGAGAITKLIWFDEEKNRDNIKRLVNPKDPLVWMNELEDRLEQKKSEIKTLFNK from the coding sequence ATGATAAGAGCGAATATTGAGATTAATCAGAATAAACTTGAGGAATTTATACGTGTGCTTTTACCTGAGCATTATGATGTTCTTTCGGAAAATAGTGAAAATGATGTGGAAATTAGTGTTAATTTTAGAAAAAATCAAGATGTGGAAAACTTTGACAATGATTGTGGAAAACTAAAAGATTCAGAAAGTGATAACACAGAAATAATTACTGTAAATACAGTATTAATTGATAATAAAAATGGGAAAATTTTAAAAGAAGTAACATTTTCACATAAGAAAGTCAATGAAGAATATTTTGATCAGGCAGAAGTTATGGCAAAAAGTTCCTTGATGAGACTTTTTGATAAAAAAAATGAATATAAATGGGGTATTTTAATAGGAGTACGTCCTACAAAGATTGTAGGGCGTTTTTTAAAGATGGGGTTATCTTATAATGAAATTAACGAAATATTGGAAAAAATATATCTTGTAAGCAATGAAAAAAGAAATCTTCTGCTAGACATTGTAAAACGTCAAGAGCCATATCTGGACAAAGAAACAATTGGAATTTATATCGGAATCGCCTTTTGTCCTACAAAATGTTCATATTGTTCATTCCCAGCCTATCTGCTACGTGGAAAATATGCAGAGCGATATGATGAATACATAGAGTCAATTTACCACGAAATCCGTGAAATCGGACAATTAACGCAGGAACTTGATTTAAAAATCAACACAATTTATATCGGTGGAGGAACACCTTCAATCTTGACAGCAGAAGAAATTGACAAATTACTAAAAACAGTAAAAGAAAACTATAATTTAGATTATTTAAAGGAATTTACATTTGAAGCTGGAAGGATTGATACGCTGGATCAGGAAAAATTAGCTATTATCAAAAGCTATGGAATAAATAAAATTAGTATAAATCCGCAGTCTTTTAATGAAAAAACTTTAAAACTTGTAAATCGTTATCACGACAGGGAACAGTTTGATAATGTCTATAAACTTGCTAAAAATCTTGGATTAGAAATAAATATGGACTTGATTTTAGGCTTGCCACGTGAAACTACAGAAGATATTTTGTACACAATGGACGAAATTTCCAAATACGATATGGAAAATCTGACAATTCACAATTTGGCAATAAAAAATGCCAGCCGTCTTAACAAAGAAAATTATGCTCATGAAGACATACTGGATTATGAAAAAATTTATAAGAAAATTGAAAATGTAACTCAAAATAAGGGCCTTTTTCCATATTATATGTATCGCCAGAAAAATAGCTTTCAATGGGGAGAAAATCTAGGATATTCACTAAATGGAGGCGAGTCGATTTACAATATAGAAATGATTGAGGAAAATAAGACAATTATTGGAATTGGAGCGGGAGCAATTACAAAACTTATCTGGTTTGATGAAGAAAAAAATCGAGATAATATAAAAAGGCTTGTAAATCCTAAAGATCCGCTGGTGTGGATGAATGAGCTGGAAGATCGGCTGGAACAGAAAAAATCTGAAATTAAGACATTGTTTAATAAATAA
- a CDS encoding metal ABC transporter ATP-binding protein has protein sequence MNQNVSDDIIIKVEDLTIAYEDKPVLWDIELGIKKGILMAIVGPNGAGKSTLIKAMLDLIKPITGEVRFYNEKYSKVRDKIAYVPQRGSVDWDFPTTVFDVVEMGRYGKVGWLKKVRKIDKEKTKEAIHKVEMDEFSDRQISQLSGGQQQRVFLARALVQDAEIYFMDEPFQGVDSKTEKSIINILKKLRDEKKTVIVVHHDLQTVKDYFDYVTFINVSVVASGPVEEIFTPENIEKTYKSKKTVQNSVKEG, from the coding sequence ATGAATCAAAATGTTTCTGATGATATTATTATAAAAGTTGAAGATTTGACAATAGCCTACGAGGATAAACCTGTTTTATGGGATATTGAACTGGGAATAAAAAAAGGAATTCTTATGGCTATTGTTGGCCCAAATGGAGCGGGAAAATCTACATTGATTAAGGCTATGCTTGATTTGATAAAGCCTATTACTGGAGAGGTTAGGTTTTATAACGAAAAATACAGCAAAGTGCGTGATAAAATAGCGTATGTGCCTCAAAGAGGTAGTGTTGACTGGGATTTTCCTACTACTGTGTTTGATGTTGTAGAAATGGGGCGTTATGGGAAAGTTGGATGGTTAAAGAAAGTTAGAAAAATTGATAAGGAAAAGACTAAGGAAGCTATTCATAAAGTCGAAATGGATGAGTTTTCAGATAGACAGATAAGCCAGTTATCTGGTGGACAGCAGCAAAGGGTATTTCTAGCACGGGCATTGGTACAGGATGCAGAAATATACTTTATGGATGAACCATTTCAAGGAGTTGATAGCAAAACCGAAAAATCTATTATAAATATTTTAAAAAAATTACGTGATGAAAAAAAGACAGTGATTGTTGTTCACCACGATTTACAGACAGTAAAGGATTATTTTGACTATGTAACATTTATAAATGTTTCTGTTGTAGCTTCCGGACCTGTAGAAGAAATTTTTACTCCAGAAAACATTGAAAAAACATATAAAAGTAAAAAAACAGTTCAAAATAGTGTAAAGGAGGGTTAA
- the nrdG gene encoding anaerobic ribonucleoside-triphosphate reductase activating protein — MNEEQEIKEKNSENLKNDFTLRLLMTYKETIVDGIGLRYSLYFAGCSHACPGCHNEYSWNPNHGNVLTYEKLEEIAKEINENTLLDGITISGGDPLFNPTDMLKVLKFLKVKTGKNIWLYTGYTIEQLREDELRKKCLKYVDVLVDGRFVKELYDPNIKFRGSSNQRIIKKEDFFIK, encoded by the coding sequence GTGAACGAAGAACAAGAAATAAAAGAAAAAAATTCAGAAAATTTAAAAAATGATTTTACATTAAGGCTTTTAATGACTTACAAGGAAACCATTGTTGATGGTATCGGTCTTCGTTATTCACTTTATTTTGCAGGTTGCTCACACGCCTGTCCTGGCTGCCACAACGAATATTCATGGAACCCCAATCATGGAAATGTACTCACATATGAAAAATTAGAAGAAATTGCTAAGGAAATAAATGAGAATACCTTGCTTGATGGAATCACAATAAGTGGTGGCGATCCTCTTTTTAATCCCACAGATATGTTAAAGGTACTAAAATTTCTAAAGGTAAAGACAGGGAAAAATATATGGCTTTACACGGGCTATACAATCGAACAGTTACGTGAGGATGAATTACGAAAAAAATGCCTTAAATATGTAGATGTACTAGTTGATGGACGATTTGTAAAAGAACTTTATGATCCAAATATAAAATTTAGGGGGAGTAGTAATCAGAGGATTATTAAAAAAGAAGATTTTTTTATAAAATGA
- a CDS encoding biotin transporter BioY: MKQNALINNIIKIETKEKEILKNVLLVFGGTVFLSILAQILIPLKPVPITLGSFAVTLMGLLYGRKLATATILSYVVAGTAGIPVFANFKTGVLFSPSGGYIFGYIVAAIFLGYLADKGFTKSYAKTILALIIANVIIYTLGVLQLSLFVPNKDVFKLGVYPFLIGDTLKMLVVASLVPTLWKFVPKNDK; this comes from the coding sequence ATGAAACAAAATGCTTTAATTAACAATATCATTAAAATCGAAACAAAAGAAAAAGAAATTTTAAAAAATGTTCTTTTAGTATTTGGTGGAACTGTATTTTTATCTATACTGGCACAAATCTTAATTCCATTAAAGCCTGTACCAATTACTCTTGGATCATTTGCAGTTACATTAATGGGACTGTTATACGGTAGAAAATTAGCAACAGCAACTATTCTTTCATATGTAGTGGCTGGTACAGCTGGAATCCCTGTTTTTGCTAACTTTAAGACAGGCGTACTATTTTCACCAAGTGGCGGATATATTTTTGGATATATTGTTGCTGCAATATTTCTAGGGTATTTGGCTGATAAAGGATTTACAAAATCTTATGCAAAAACAATTTTAGCATTAATAATTGCCAATGTAATTATTTATACATTAGGAGTATTGCAATTATCGTTATTTGTACCTAACAAAGACGTATTTAAATTAGGGGTTTATCCTTTCTTAATAGGAGATACTCTAAAAATGTTGGTAGTTGCCTCTTTAGTTCCAACATTATGGAAATTCGTTCCTAAAAATGATAAATAA
- a CDS encoding type B 50S ribosomal protein L31, whose amino-acid sequence MKKDLHPSYGFVVFEDTSNGEKFLGKSTKTSKETTTFEGQEYPVIKVATSSTSHPFYTGKSKFVDETGRVDKFKKKYNL is encoded by the coding sequence ATGAAGAAAGATTTACATCCATCATACGGATTCGTAGTGTTTGAAGATACAAGTAACGGAGAAAAATTCTTAGGAAAATCCACAAAAACTTCTAAAGAAACAACAACTTTCGAAGGACAAGAATATCCAGTAATAAAAGTTGCAACAAGTTCAACTTCTCACCCATTCTACACTGGAAAATCTAAATTTGTTGATGAAACTGGAAGAGTTGATAAATTTAAGAAAAAATACAACTTATAA
- a CDS encoding metal ABC transporter solute-binding protein, Zn/Mn family codes for MSKNNILKKLNLLIAICVVMMLLVSCGKDGASSRKKIKVTTTTTMLSDLVRTIGGDKVEVTGLMGEGVDPHLYSASAGDIEKLGNADIIVYGGLHLEGKMTEIFEKLTSQNKNILNVGDKLDKSKIHLVDQNTPDPHVWFNTELWEKEAEAVEAELSKFDPKNSDYYKENLKKYKAELNELTTYVKTRIKEIPEKSRVLVTAHDAFNYFGEQFGLEVKAIQGVSTDSETGTKNISDLANFIVQRNIKAIFVESSVPKKSIEALQEAVKARGKEVKIGGELYSDSLGDEAHNSETYIKTVKANADTIVNALK; via the coding sequence ATGAGTAAAAACAATATTCTTAAAAAATTAAATTTATTAATTGCAATATGTGTGGTAATGATGCTACTTGTATCCTGTGGAAAAGATGGCGCTTCATCAAGAAAAAAAATAAAAGTTACAACAACAACGACAATGCTTTCTGACCTTGTAAGAACAATCGGTGGAGATAAAGTCGAAGTTACTGGTCTCATGGGAGAAGGAGTAGATCCACATTTATACAGTGCTAGTGCAGGAGATATTGAAAAACTTGGAAATGCAGATATTATAGTGTATGGTGGATTACATCTGGAAGGTAAAATGACAGAAATTTTTGAAAAATTAACTTCTCAAAATAAAAATATATTAAATGTTGGGGACAAACTGGATAAAAGTAAAATTCATCTAGTTGACCAAAATACTCCTGACCCGCATGTATGGTTCAATACAGAATTATGGGAAAAGGAAGCTGAAGCTGTAGAAGCTGAATTAAGTAAATTTGACCCTAAAAATAGCGACTACTACAAAGAAAACCTAAAAAAATATAAAGCTGAACTAAATGAACTTACAACTTATGTAAAAACAAGAATCAAGGAAATTCCTGAAAAAAGCAGAGTCCTTGTAACAGCTCACGATGCATTTAACTACTTTGGAGAACAATTTGGACTAGAAGTAAAAGCAATACAAGGGGTTTCTACAGATTCTGAAACTGGTACAAAAAACATAAGCGACTTAGCTAATTTCATTGTTCAAAGAAATATAAAAGCAATATTTGTAGAATCTTCTGTTCCGAAAAAAAGTATAGAAGCTCTGCAGGAAGCTGTAAAAGCTAGAGGAAAAGAAGTTAAAATAGGTGGAGAATTGTATTCAGACTCATTAGGAGACGAAGCACACAACTCTGAAACTTATATTAAAACAGTTAAAGCAAACGCCGATACCATCGTAAATGCTTTAAAATAA
- a CDS encoding metal ABC transporter permease produces MNMLNLLITDHTFRTVALGCSLLGIVSGILGCFAVLRKQSLLGDAVSHASLPGVCLAFLFTNVKNTEVLLLGALITGIVCIGLIQLIQNYTKIKFDSALALILSVFFGLGLVLLSYLNKLPGANKSGLNKFIFGQASTFIKRDVNIILITGIVLLIIIILFWKEFKIVSFDSDFAKTLGFPSKKIEILISILIVTTVIIGIQAAGVILISAMLISPAVAARQWTDKLSIMVILAAFFGGISGLLGTLISISESNLPTGPVIVIIISIIVVISILFSNKRGIVFKIIRNQKRKKEFREKLESKKTELNNLKINNLERGK; encoded by the coding sequence ATGAATATGTTAAATCTTCTTATAACTGACCATACCTTTAGAACAGTTGCACTTGGATGTTCGTTACTTGGAATAGTTTCTGGAATACTTGGATGTTTTGCCGTTTTACGAAAGCAAAGTTTATTGGGAGATGCAGTTTCCCATGCTTCACTTCCTGGAGTTTGTTTGGCCTTTTTATTTACAAACGTGAAAAATACAGAAGTTTTGCTACTAGGTGCTTTAATAACAGGAATTGTATGTATTGGTTTGATTCAACTGATTCAAAATTATACAAAAATAAAATTTGATAGTGCTTTGGCATTGATTTTATCGGTATTTTTTGGATTAGGGTTAGTTTTGCTTTCTTATCTGAATAAATTGCCAGGTGCAAATAAATCGGGATTAAATAAATTTATTTTTGGGCAAGCATCGACATTTATTAAAAGAGATGTAAATATTATTCTCATTACAGGGATTGTTCTTCTAATTATAATTATTCTTTTCTGGAAGGAATTTAAAATTGTTTCATTTGACTCTGATTTTGCTAAAACATTAGGATTTCCAAGCAAGAAAATCGAAATATTAATTTCCATATTGATTGTAACTACTGTAATAATAGGTATTCAGGCGGCAGGAGTAATATTAATAAGTGCAATGCTTATTTCTCCAGCAGTTGCAGCACGGCAATGGACAGACAAACTTTCAATTATGGTAATTTTGGCAGCATTTTTTGGAGGAATATCAGGTCTGCTTGGAACTTTGATAAGTATAAGTGAAAGTAATTTGCCAACTGGACCTGTTATCGTTATAATTATAAGTATAATCGTAGTTATTAGCATTCTTTTCTCAAACAAAAGAGGGATTGTATTTAAAATTATAAGAAATCAGAAAAGAAAAAAAGAATTTAGAGAAAAACTTGAAAGTAAAAAAACTGAATTAAATAATTTAAAAATAAATAACTTGGAAAGGGGGAAATAA
- a CDS encoding anaerobic ribonucleoside triphosphate reductase — protein MQAQLTENLKNIIAGIVNVESNDTNNENANMSAMTPAGQMMKFASEVSKIYALENLISPRFKDAHEKGLIHIHDLDFYSSKTTTCLQYDLEDMFEKGFYTKHGYIREAQSISTYATLATIIFQTNQNEQHGGQAIPAFDFYMAKGVLKSFRKHLKKRILSFIKIKNEIEITKEQKENTYNFLKANVSSINCSENEIKLMENFFEIKKDDLIKLLTEAYEDTENETYQAMEGFLHNLNTMHSRGGNQVVFSSINYGTDTSEEGRMVIRELLKATSNGLGKHETPIFPIQIFKVKEGLNYSENDYNLARSDFDGILETVKKQKISYENNSENKKNIFETPNFDLLLLSCETSSRRLFPNFVFLDSEFNKHEKWKMDDPKKYKYEIATMGCRTRVFENINGEKGSLGRGNLSFTSINFPRIAILTRKKVEKEILEMEKAGKFLNEKEKNNKKIKLLTEEFQKKVLETTYLAGEQLYERYNFQKTALAKQFPFMRSNNLWKGLGVKDGNEEVGEAINSGSLSIGFVGGANAMYALFDVEHGTSEVAYKVLYDTIEKMGVIADEFRDKYHLNYSILATPAESLAGRFLRIDRNEFGIIKNVTDRDYYVNSFHIDVKKEISLFDKIRKEAPFHKLTRGGHITYVELDGEARKNIGVMLKIVKVMKDTGIGYGSINHPVDRCRDCGTEAIIYDKCPICGSHNISRIRRITGYLTGDLDSWNSAKQAEEQDRVKHGVK, from the coding sequence ATGCAAGCACAATTAACAGAGAATTTAAAAAATATAATAGCAGGAATAGTGAATGTCGAATCTAATGATACGAATAATGAAAATGCCAATATGTCAGCAATGACACCAGCTGGACAAATGATGAAATTTGCAAGTGAAGTTTCTAAAATTTACGCTTTGGAAAATTTGATTTCACCACGATTCAAAGACGCTCATGAAAAAGGCCTTATCCATATTCATGATTTAGACTTTTATTCCAGCAAGACCACAACTTGCCTGCAGTATGACCTTGAAGATATGTTTGAAAAAGGATTTTATACAAAACATGGATACATTCGTGAAGCACAGAGCATTTCTACTTATGCTACGCTTGCAACCATTATTTTTCAGACAAATCAGAATGAGCAGCATGGCGGACAGGCTATTCCAGCATTTGATTTTTATATGGCAAAAGGAGTATTAAAATCATTTAGAAAGCACTTAAAAAAAAGAATTTTAAGTTTTATAAAAATAAAAAATGAAATTGAAATTACAAAGGAGCAGAAAGAAAATACGTATAATTTTCTAAAAGCAAATGTTTCTTCAATAAACTGCTCTGAAAATGAAATAAAATTAATGGAAAATTTTTTTGAAATAAAAAAAGATGATTTAATTAAACTTTTGACAGAAGCTTATGAAGACACTGAAAATGAAACTTATCAAGCAATGGAAGGATTTTTGCACAATCTGAACACGATGCACTCACGTGGTGGAAATCAAGTTGTTTTTTCTTCAATAAATTATGGAACAGATACTTCAGAAGAAGGAAGAATGGTTATCCGTGAACTTCTAAAAGCGACATCAAACGGACTTGGTAAACATGAAACACCAATTTTCCCAATACAAATTTTTAAAGTGAAAGAAGGTCTTAATTATTCTGAAAATGACTACAATCTAGCTAGAAGCGATTTTGATGGAATTTTAGAAACTGTGAAAAAACAAAAAATTTCTTATGAAAATAATTCAGAAAATAAAAAAAATATTTTTGAAACACCAAATTTTGATTTACTACTGCTATCCTGCGAAACTTCAAGCAGAAGACTATTTCCAAATTTTGTTTTTTTAGATTCAGAATTTAATAAACACGAAAAATGGAAAATGGATGATCCGAAAAAATATAAATACGAAATTGCTACAATGGGCTGCCGTACACGAGTATTTGAGAATATTAATGGGGAAAAAGGCAGTCTTGGACGTGGAAATCTATCATTTACAAGCATTAATTTCCCTAGAATTGCAATATTGACAAGAAAAAAAGTAGAAAAAGAAATTTTAGAAATGGAAAAAGCTGGTAAATTTTTAAATGAAAAAGAAAAAAATAATAAAAAAATCAAACTTCTAACAGAAGAATTTCAGAAAAAAGTCCTAGAAACAACATATCTAGCTGGAGAACAGCTTTATGAGCGTTACAATTTCCAAAAAACTGCTCTTGCAAAGCAATTTCCATTTATGAGAAGCAATAATTTGTGGAAAGGGCTTGGAGTAAAGGATGGAAATGAAGAAGTAGGAGAAGCCATAAATTCAGGTTCACTTTCGATAGGATTTGTTGGTGGAGCAAACGCAATGTACGCCTTATTTGATGTAGAACACGGAACAAGCGAAGTTGCCTATAAAGTGCTTTATGACACAATTGAGAAAATGGGCGTAATCGCAGATGAATTTAGAGATAAATACCATTTAAACTATTCGATTCTGGCAACTCCAGCTGAAAGTCTGGCAGGAAGATTTTTGCGTATCGATAGAAATGAGTTTGGAATAATTAAAAATGTTACAGACAGAGATTATTACGTAAATTCATTCCATATTGACGTAAAAAAAGAAATCAGTCTTTTTGACAAAATTAGAAAAGAAGCACCGTTTCATAAACTAACAAGAGGAGGGCATATCACTTATGTTGAACTGGATGGAGAAGCTCGTAAGAATATAGGTGTTATGCTAAAAATTGTAAAAGTAATGAAAGATACAGGAATTGGCTATGGTTCAATAAATCACCCTGTTGACAGATGTAGAGATTGTGGAACAGAAGCGATAATTTATGATAAATGTCCAATTTGCGGAAGTCACAATATTTCTAGAATTAGAAGAATAACAGGTTACTTGACAGGAGACTTGGACAGCTGGAACAGTGCAAAACAGGCTGAAGAACAGGATAGGGTAAAACACGGCGTAAAATAA
- a CDS encoding iron dependent repressor, metal binding and dimerization domain protein: MSKSIEDYLKGIYTLKKKKEYSNKNLAEYLNISPASVSEMIKKLVNEGYLIIEKKKVKLTEKGNNFALDIIRKHRVWEVFLFEKLGYDKEEVHKEAEILEHVTSNRLLQKLEKFLFYPKECPHGSPIFYDLENFDEANVIRLSEVEEDDEIVILSVEDNIDLYDYLRDLNINLKEQYIVEKKDPFDGPIYLKSEENNKKIVAFNAAAMIEVYKKNKDLEEIDYE, translated from the coding sequence ATGAGTAAAAGTATTGAAGATTATTTAAAAGGGATATACACTTTGAAAAAGAAAAAAGAATACTCCAACAAAAACCTTGCAGAATATTTAAATATATCTCCAGCATCAGTTAGCGAAATGATAAAAAAGCTAGTAAATGAAGGCTATTTAATCATTGAAAAAAAGAAAGTGAAGCTTACTGAAAAAGGAAATAATTTTGCATTAGATATTATTCGTAAACATAGAGTTTGGGAAGTTTTTCTATTTGAAAAACTGGGATACGATAAGGAAGAAGTTCATAAAGAGGCTGAAATTCTCGAACATGTAACAAGCAATAGACTTCTACAAAAATTGGAAAAATTTTTATTTTATCCGAAAGAATGTCCGCATGGAAGTCCAATTTTTTATGACCTGGAAAATTTTGATGAAGCAAATGTCATAAGATTGTCGGAGGTTGAAGAAGATGATGAAATTGTTATATTAAGTGTAGAGGATAATATCGACTTATATGACTATCTGCGGGATTTGAACATAAATTTAAAAGAACAGTATATAGTCGAAAAAAAAGACCCTTTTGATGGTCCAATATATTTGAAAAGCGAAGAAAATAATAAAAAAATAGTGGCTTTTAATGCAGCAGCAATGATTGAAGTTTATAAAAAAAATAAAGACTTGGAGGAGATTGACTATGAGTAA